A single Elephas maximus indicus isolate mEleMax1 chromosome 2, mEleMax1 primary haplotype, whole genome shotgun sequence DNA region contains:
- the LOC126068546 gene encoding putative olfactory receptor 14L1: MQRNGITTNGLNRTEVTEFLLTGFSDSLKVQNLHAVLSLFVYLAALMGNLLIMLTALDAHLQTPMYFFLRNLSFIDFFYISVTVPKSIINSLAHNTSISFFGCAVQAFFFVDLASTETAILTVMSYDRYMAICQPLHYEVIMNQGICVRRMVMSWLSGMICGFMHVAATFSLPFCGSNVVHQFFCDIPQLLSLLDSNVIIIEIGVMVFITSLVVVCFVSITFSYVSIFSTILRIPSKEGRSKSFSTCIPHLLVLTLFMISGSIAYVKPISNSPSTLDLLLSVFYTVIPPTLNPIIYSLRNKDIKEALRRQYGMLHRYFD; this comes from the exons ATGCA aaGAAATGGAATAACAACAAATGGCCTAAACAGAACTGAAGTTACAGAATTTCTCCTGACGGGATTTTCAGACTCCTTGAAGGTTCAGAACTTACATGCCGTTCTTTCCTTATTTGTTTACCTGGCAGCTCTCATGGGGAACCTTTTAATCATGCTTACTGCTCTGGATGCCCACCTCCAAACCCCGATGTATTTCTTTTTGAGAAACTTATCTTTCATAGATTTTTTCTACATCTCTGTCACAGTTCCCAAATCCATCATCAATTCCTTGGCCCATAATAcctccatttctttctttggGTGTGCTGTACAagccttcttttttgttgacttgGCATCTACTGAGACAGCCATTCTTACAGTGATGTCCTATGACCGTTATATGGCCATCTGCCAGCCCTTACACTATGAGGTCATCATGAACCAAGGCATCTGTGTGAGGAGGATGGTCATGTCATGGCTCAGTGGGATGATATGTGGGTTCATGCATGTGGCAGCAACATTCTCATTACCCTTCTGTGGGTCCAATGTAGTACATCAATTTTTCTGTGATATCCCACAGCTCTTGAGCCTTTTAGATTCCAATGTAATCATTATTGAAATTGGAGTCATGGTTTTTATTACAAGTCTCGTAGTAGTCTGTTTTGTTTCCATTACTTTCTCTTATGTGTCTATTTTTTCTACCATCCTGAGGATTCCATCCAAGGAGGGTAGATCAAAATCATTTTCTACCTGCATTCCACATCTTTTGGTTTTAACACTCTTTATGATATCTGGTAGCATTGCGTATGTCAAGCCAATTTCAAATTCTCCCTCAACATTAGATCTTCTCCTGTCTGTGTTCTACACAGTCATACCCCCCACCCTGAATCCTATCATCTACAGTCTGAGGAACAAAGACATTAAGGAAGCCCTGAGAAGGCAGTATGGTATGCTTCATAGGTATTTTGACTAG